The following coding sequences are from one Musa acuminata AAA Group cultivar baxijiao chromosome BXJ2-4, Cavendish_Baxijiao_AAA, whole genome shotgun sequence window:
- the LOC135609382 gene encoding 1-aminocyclopropane-1-carboxylate synthase 8-like, translating into MPQQLLSRKAACNTHGQDSSYFLGWQEYEKNPYDPKTNPTGIIQMGLAENQLSFDLIESWLESHPDATGLRRDGVLVFRELGLFQDYHGLPEFKKALADFMGEYRRNTVKFDPHKLVLTAGATSANETLIFCLAEPGEAFLLPTPYYPGFDRDLKWRTGAEIVPVRCSSSNGFRITKAALEKAHRRARKLHLRVKGVLMTNPSNPLGTTMTQVELDTLIDFVVAKDIHLISDEVYSGTNFDSPGVISVMEAIQGRKNVAHRVHLVYSLSKDLGLPGFRVGAIYSNNETVVAAATKMSSFGLVSSQTQYLLSALLSDKEFRRSYIVENQRRIKERHDLLVRGLEKTGINCLNSNAGLFCWVDIRHLLKSNTFEGEMELWKTMVYQVGLNISPGSSCHCDEPGWFRVCFANMSAETLELAIQRLDDFVVSCHGHKQKRSLGRRRRRLLVARFRPSPLRMRRSF; encoded by the exons ATGCCGCAGCAGCTGCTCTCCAGGAAGGCCGCGTGCAACACCCATGGACAGGACTCCTCCTACTTCCTGGGATGGCAGGAGTACGAGAAGAACCCTTACGATCCCAAGACGAACCCCACCGGCATCATTCAGATGGGTCTCGCAGAGAACCAG CTCTCCTTCGACCTGATCGAGTCGTGGCTCGAAAGCCACCCCGACGCTACGGGGCTCAGGCGAGACGGCGTCCTCGTGTTCCGCGAGCTGGGCCTTTTCCAGGATTATCATGGCCTGCCTGAGTTCAAGAAG GCACTGGCGGATTTCATGGGAGAGTATAGACGAAACACAGTGAAATTCGATCCCCACAAGCTCGTCCTCACGGCAGGCGCCACTTCTGCAAACGAGACTCTCATATTTTGCCTCGCCGAACCCGGCGAAGCATTCCTTCTCCCTACTCCATACTACCCGGG CTTCGACAGGGATCTCAAATGGCGAACTGGTGCAGAAATCGTTCCTGTACGTTGTTCAAGCTCCAATGGCTTCCGGATCACTAAGGCGGCGCTCGAGAAAGCCCATCGACGGGCACGAAAGCTTCACTTGAgagtaaaaggagttctgatgacCAACCCTTCCAATCCATTGGGCACGACGATGACACAGGTCGAGCTCGACACCCTGATCGACTTCGTCGTCGCCAAAGACATCCATCTCATCAGCGACGAGGTCTACTCGGGCACCAACTTCGACTCTCCGGGGGTCATCAGCGTCATGGAGGCCATCCAGGGCCGGAAAAATGTGGCACATCGCGTTCACCTCGTCTACAGTCTCTCCAAGGATCTCGGCCTCCCTGGGTTCCGAGTCGGTGCAATCTACTCTAATAATGAGacggtggtggctgcggccactaAGATGTCTAGCTTTGGGCTCGTCTCTTCCCAGACTCAGTACCTCCTCTCCGCACTGCTCTCAGACAAGGAGTTCAGAAGAAGCTACATCGTGGAGAACCAGAGGAGGATCAAAGAGCGGCATGACCTGCTCGTTCGTGGACTCGAGAAAACCGGCATCAATTGCCTGAATAGCAATGCGGGTTTGTTCTGCTGGGTGGACATAAGACACCTGCTGAAGTCCAACACCTTTGAAGGAGAGATGGAGCTGTGGAAGACGATGGTGTACCAGGTGGGGCTAAACATCTCCCCGGGCTCCTCCTGCCACTGCGACGAGCCGGGGTGGTTCCGCGTCTGCTTCGCCAACATGTCGGCGGAGACGCTCGAGCTGGCGATCCAACGGCTCGACGATTTCGTAGTTTCCTGTCATGGCCACAAG